CAATCTGTTTTTATTTTACAAAATAAAAACTAAGGAGGAGTCATTCATGGCTCGTTATACCGGCCCAAGCTGGAAACTATCCCGCCGTCTTGGAATTTCACTAAGCGGTACAGGTAAAGAATTAGAAAAACGCCCTTACGCACCAGGTCCTCATGGTCCTAACCAGCGTAAAAAGCTTTCCGAATACGGATTGCAACTTCAAGAGAAGCAAAAGCTTCGCCACATGTACGGAGTTACTGAGCGCCAGTTCCGTAACTTGTTCGACAAAGCAGGCAAAATGCCTGGTAAGCACGGCGAAAACTTCATGATTCTTCTTGAAGCTCGCCTTGACAACGTTGTTTACCGTCTTGGTCTTGCTCGCACACGTCGTGCAGCTCGCCAGTTAGTAAACCACGGCCACATCATGGTTGATGGCGCACGCGTAGATATCCCATCTTACCGCGTAGCTCCTGGCCAGACAATCACACTTCGTGAAAAGTCTCGCAACCTTGATGTAGTTAAAGAAGCAATCGAAGTAAACAACTTCGTACCTGACTTCTTGACTTTCGATGCAGACAAGCTAGAAGGAACTTTCACTCGTATGCCTGAGCGTTCAGAACTTCCAGCTGAAATCAACGAAGCTCTTATCGTTGAATTCTACTCTCGTTAATTAATATGCTTTGTAAATAGCATATTCAAAAACCCTAGAAACCTTGATATATCAATGGTTCTAGGGTTTTTTGTTTATTTTCTGCTTTGTAGAATAATGTATTCTCCCCCAACGATCTGGGGGAGGTTTTGGGGGGACGTTTTTAAAAAAAATAAAAACATTTGTGGACAGACGCTTAACTAAATTTAAAAATGTAGATTATCTAAAGGAGATCAGTAAAATGGAAAATGAAATTCTCGATAAATTCCTCAACTTATATAAAGGAACACCAGAAGAAGAATATGCATTGAAATTAGGTAATCAAATAAATGCAATGATACTTGAAATTCAAAATAACCATTCAAACTTGATTAAAAAATATTTCGATGCTTTTAATGAATCAAACGAGTACTATAAAAACGAGACCACTCAATTACATAAAGAATTAGCCAATTCAATTCCCAAAGATTTGTACGAAAAAGCAGTAGAAAATGAAAAACGGAGTCAAGAAATTATAAGCATCATAGACAATGAAATATATACTCGTATCAATCACTTTTTATACAAATCAGCAAATGCTGCTACTAAGGGTGAACCCACGGGCAACTATGAATTTGTTATTAAAGAATTAATAAGTTTACGGGATATGATTAAATATAGAAAGGAAAGTATTGAATATAAAAAAGAGAATTTAAGGGTGTATAAATAATTTTGTGTCAGTCTTTGACAATCATTTTTCTGCACTTTGTAAAGTTCTTATCTAATTCTCTATTGTAAGGGAATGGCAGAGTAAGGAGAATAATAATTTACAAAGTTATGGTAATTAAAATATAAAAAGCCAAATTTCTCAGTATTGTAATTGAGAAATTTGGCCTTAGTTACTTCATTAAAGCGCCCGATTGTGGGAAATCTTAATATAAAAGAAAGAATATTTCTTTATTGTGCTAATACTTCCTTGATATTTTTGACGTTATGTTCTGTTAATGCATTTATTGAAAATTTTTTGTCCTTAAAGGGTTTGTTATATCAAATGGAGAAATACTTACTAATCTGTATATATCTTTAGGTGGGATTATTATGAAACAAGATTATAACACAAAAAAAATTCAGTCGAATTATAGAAAGCAACAACAAGATAACGATTCGAAAAAAAATACTAAGGAGATAATTTTCACTGCTCTTATCCTTATCTTAATACTGCTTTTATTTCTTCTTTTAGACTATGATCCAGATCCGAATAAAGATGTTATCATTAAAGAGGTAGATATTAGTGAGGTAGAATTTAACGATAACTAGTGTCCATTAATCCCGATTAGTAGACATTTTTTGTTAATTCTAGTAAGTTTTTAAATAGACCTGTCCAAGTCCTATTGTGTTATATAAGTTACCCCTGTTATTTGAATTAGAAAAAATGCCTTACATCCAGTTGAAACAAAGCGCCCTTTAATTGAGTATATACAGGTTAGGTTAGTTCTTTGATATAGCTTGTAACATTTGCCAAGCAACAACTACCTTGAGGGTTATTCACATCACAACCACATCGGTTTTCCTTTATGTTCTCTCGAATATGTTCTACTGGATTAGGAGTAAGGCCTTTTTCTACGTATTCCTTTATTTTCTCTTTTGTCCAATCAAAACAATAACAAATTGGTGTAGTTACTGAGGCATCTTTTTGATGAACGACCACCTTTATGTCAGATAAAAGGTACTCTTTATTATTCGTATCAAAATAGACTACATCACAATCTTTGGTTGAACAAAAATAGTGATTTTCTTTAGCATTTAATGTTTCTAATGCAGATGGTTTAAGCATTGATTTTAATGTTATCAACTTTACATTTTTAGATCTATTTTTACAAGATGGACACTTTACAACATTTTCATTTTTAATTTCTTTAGTGTTATTACAACAATCTGACATCATTCTCCCACCTTATTATGATACATATTTTGTGCTATCTTTTCTAATTCATCAAAGTTTCAATAATAGGACATTCATGTAGAGATTTTTCATCAGGACAACAATCTTTTAAATTAATTAGCATGTGTTCGATTCTTTTTAAATCCTTAATTTTCTTTTGAACTTCATCAATTTTATGAACAACAAAATCATACATATCCTTACATCGTTCGTCGTCTTTATCAACAACTCCAAGTAGTTTATCGATCTCGGCTAAAGAAAAACCTAAATCTTGCATTCGTTTAATAAATTGTAGGCGATCCACAGACTCTTCTGGATACATCCTATATCCAGCTTTTGTCCGAGAAGGTTCCGAAAGGAGACCCAATCTTTCGTAATATCTTATAGTTTCTTTATTGACCCCACACCTTTCTGCAAGTTCACTAATGCGATAATTCATTTCATTCACCTCAGATAAATTATAAACCCTGTACCATAGTACAGGGTAAAGAGTAAAAGGTAATTTTGAAATTTTTAATTTGCTCAAACATAATCAACTAACTTTACTAATTATTATTTTTCTGTACATTCCATTCATCATTACATTTTTATCTTCGTTTATCATTAGATTTATACTATTTCT
The window above is part of the Mesobacillus jeotgali genome. Proteins encoded here:
- the rpsD gene encoding 30S ribosomal protein S4, translated to MARYTGPSWKLSRRLGISLSGTGKELEKRPYAPGPHGPNQRKKLSEYGLQLQEKQKLRHMYGVTERQFRNLFDKAGKMPGKHGENFMILLEARLDNVVYRLGLARTRRAARQLVNHGHIMVDGARVDIPSYRVAPGQTITLREKSRNLDVVKEAIEVNNFVPDFLTFDADKLEGTFTRMPERSELPAEINEALIVEFYSR
- a CDS encoding putative iron-sulfur cluster-binding metallochaperone — encoded protein: MSDCCNNTKEIKNENVVKCPSCKNRSKNVKLITLKSMLKPSALETLNAKENHYFCSTKDCDVVYFDTNNKEYLLSDIKVVVHQKDASVTTPICYCFDWTKEKIKEYVEKGLTPNPVEHIRENIKENRCGCDVNNPQGSCCLANVTSYIKELT
- the merR gene encoding Hg(II)-responsive transcriptional regulator, with translation MNYRISELAERCGVNKETIRYYERLGLLSEPSRTKAGYRMYPEESVDRLQFIKRMQDLGFSLAEIDKLLGVVDKDDERCKDMYDFVVHKIDEVQKKIKDLKRIEHMLINLKDCCPDEKSLHECPIIETLMN